Proteins from a single region of Labedella gwakjiensis:
- a CDS encoding transglycosylase domain-containing protein produces MFGGLLGFVGLSVAAGVLVTAAVTPALALSGMGANNTIKVFNSLPDFLEITPLMEKSTIYAYDSDGTTPVQLAQFYDQNRQEVQWDDISQYFKDAAVAKEDNRFYEHGGVDVIGTTRAVVSNALGQNVQGGSSITQQYVKNTLIQRCVSDSETLEEGEECATAYTTSNGSEGMARKLKEMRYAIGLEKKYSKDEILRGYLNIAHFGGVTYGVESASQYYFGVSAKDASLVQAATIVSMVTNPNSLRIDKPDSETNGAANGYEKTLKARNVTLQAMLAYGKITQEQYDEASKAPVEPNIKPLQTGCETAGGSAYFCDYVINVIRNSPEFGENPTDRLNLLKRGGLDIYTTLNMKAQLSSEQAIHNTVPKTSTVGDIGAAATTIEPGTGRVLAMAQSKDYSNTQTGPNFTTVNYNTTYDYGGSRGFQSGSTYKLFTLVDWLMNGHSVNEVVRGTIRDYTLTGSCPESGGTYKFRNSGNAPGSNLSVMSATARSLNTGFAAMAEQLDLCEIRDVAKSLGMKRADGDELVAYPTSIIGVNEVAPIDVAGSYAAIAAQGKYCTPVAIDRIVGPDGAEIQPPQSTCTQAIPENVANTAAYALKGVMNGGTGAAGNPYDGTQLIGKTGTTDNRLHTWLAGASTSAAVALWVGNVEGKVDLANIRIGNTAGNSARFGIWKQIMTGIDEALPGGAFPAPDPNLTKVVTRSVPNVTGMSVEEATATIEDKGFSVTVSPDPVPSTEGAGLVARTDPAGGTNVNVGTGITIYVSSGNGATIPDVVGETPQEAKQQVEGAGFATKFDKNCEGDDKRVTTQSPGGNTDANKGDTVTIGCG; encoded by the coding sequence GTGTTCGGGGGCCTCCTCGGCTTCGTCGGCCTCAGCGTCGCTGCCGGTGTCCTCGTCACCGCCGCCGTCACTCCGGCCCTCGCCCTCTCCGGCATGGGAGCGAACAACACCATCAAGGTGTTCAACTCCCTCCCCGACTTCCTCGAGATCACGCCTCTCATGGAGAAGTCGACGATCTATGCGTACGACAGCGACGGCACCACGCCCGTCCAGCTGGCGCAGTTCTACGACCAGAACCGCCAGGAGGTGCAGTGGGACGACATCTCGCAGTACTTCAAGGACGCGGCCGTCGCCAAGGAGGACAACCGCTTCTACGAGCACGGCGGGGTCGATGTCATCGGCACCACGCGAGCCGTCGTGTCGAACGCGCTCGGCCAGAACGTGCAGGGTGGATCGTCGATCACCCAGCAGTACGTGAAGAACACCCTCATCCAGCGTTGCGTGAGCGACTCCGAGACGCTGGAGGAGGGCGAGGAGTGCGCCACGGCGTACACCACCTCGAACGGCTCCGAGGGCATGGCCCGCAAGCTCAAGGAGATGCGCTACGCGATCGGCCTCGAGAAGAAGTACTCGAAGGACGAGATCCTGCGCGGCTACCTCAACATCGCGCACTTCGGCGGCGTGACCTACGGCGTGGAGTCCGCGTCGCAGTACTACTTCGGTGTCTCCGCGAAAGACGCCAGCCTCGTGCAGGCCGCCACGATCGTCTCGATGGTGACCAACCCGAACTCGCTCCGCATCGACAAGCCGGACAGCGAGACGAACGGCGCGGCCAACGGCTACGAGAAGACTCTCAAGGCTCGCAACGTGACGCTGCAGGCGATGCTCGCCTACGGCAAGATCACGCAGGAGCAGTACGACGAGGCCTCGAAGGCTCCGGTCGAGCCGAACATCAAGCCGCTGCAGACCGGCTGCGAGACGGCCGGCGGCAGCGCGTACTTCTGCGACTACGTCATCAACGTGATCCGGAACAGCCCGGAGTTCGGTGAGAACCCCACCGACCGCCTCAATCTCCTCAAGCGCGGCGGCCTGGACATCTACACCACGCTCAACATGAAGGCGCAGCTCTCGAGTGAGCAGGCCATCCACAACACCGTGCCGAAGACGTCCACCGTCGGCGACATCGGCGCGGCCGCCACGACCATCGAGCCGGGCACCGGCCGTGTGCTCGCGATGGCGCAGTCGAAGGACTACAGCAATACGCAGACCGGTCCGAACTTCACCACGGTGAACTACAACACCACCTACGACTATGGCGGGTCTCGTGGGTTCCAGTCGGGATCCACCTACAAGCTCTTCACCCTCGTGGACTGGCTCATGAATGGGCACTCCGTCAACGAGGTCGTGCGCGGCACCATCCGTGACTACACCCTCACCGGTTCGTGTCCCGAGTCCGGCGGCACCTACAAGTTCCGTAACTCGGGCAATGCCCCGGGTTCGAACCTCAGCGTGATGTCGGCCACCGCGCGGTCCCTCAACACGGGCTTCGCCGCCATGGCCGAGCAGCTCGACCTCTGCGAGATCCGCGACGTCGCCAAGTCGCTCGGCATGAAGCGTGCAGACGGTGACGAGCTCGTCGCCTACCCCACGTCGATCATCGGTGTGAACGAGGTGGCGCCCATCGACGTCGCCGGCTCGTACGCCGCGATCGCAGCCCAGGGCAAGTACTGCACGCCCGTCGCGATCGACCGCATCGTCGGTCCCGACGGTGCCGAGATCCAGCCGCCGCAGAGCACCTGCACGCAGGCCATCCCAGAGAACGTCGCGAACACCGCGGCGTACGCTCTGAAGGGTGTCATGAACGGCGGTACGGGAGCGGCCGGAAATCCCTACGACGGCACCCAGCTCATCGGTAAGACAGGAACGACGGACAACCGTCTGCACACCTGGCTGGCCGGGGCATCGACCTCCGCTGCGGTCGCTCTCTGGGTGGGCAACGTCGAAGGCAAGGTCGACCTCGCGAACATCCGTATCGGCAATACCGCGGGCAACTCTGCTCGGTTCGGGATCTGGAAGCAGATCATGACGGGAATCGACGAGGCCCTCCCGGGTGGCGCGTTCCCCGCGCCTGACCCCAACCTCACCAAGGTCGTCACGCGTTCCGTTCCGAACGTGACGGGCATGTCCGTCGAGGAGGCCACGGCCACCATCGAGGACAAGGGCTTCTCCGTCACCGTGTCGCCCGACCCGGTGCCCTCGACGGAAGGTGCAGGCCTCGTGGCTCGCACCGACCCGGCCGGTGGCACCAACGTGAACGTCGGTACGGGGATCACGATCTACGTGAGTAGCGGCAACGGTGCGACCATCCCCGACGTCGTCGGCGAAACGCCACAGGAAGCCAAGCAACAGGTGGAGGGTGCCGGGTTCGCCACGAAGTTCGATAAGAACTGCGAGGGCGACGACAAACGGGTGACCACGCAGTCACCCGGAGGCAACACGGACGCCAACAAGGGCGACACCGTGACGATCGGTTGCGGGTGA
- a CDS encoding DUF4177 domain-containing protein: MTRWEYITTPLLIHNTTAILNNWGSDGWELVQIVTGPEGGLVAYLKREIGAA; encoded by the coding sequence ATGACGCGCTGGGAGTACATCACCACGCCGCTTCTCATCCACAACACCACCGCCATCCTCAACAACTGGGGGAGCGACGGGTGGGAGCTCGTGCAGATCGTCACCGGCCCGGAGGGCGGCCTCGTCGCCTACCTCAAGCGCGAGATCGGCGCCGCCTGA
- a CDS encoding RidA family protein, with protein MGAVTDRLAELGVVLPDVVPPLAAYVPAVVSGNLVYTSGQLPMTAGALPATGKVGEGDGLVSPEDAKTYARTCALNALAAAQSVIGSLDRVTAVVKVTGFVASDQAFTAQAGVINGASEFLGEVFGDAGIHARSAVGVAVLPLDSPVEVEMIFAFA; from the coding sequence ATGGGCGCTGTCACGGATCGCCTCGCTGAGCTCGGCGTGGTCCTGCCCGATGTCGTCCCCCCACTCGCCGCCTACGTCCCGGCGGTCGTGAGCGGCAACCTCGTCTACACCTCGGGACAGCTGCCGATGACGGCGGGGGCTCTGCCGGCGACGGGCAAGGTCGGTGAGGGCGACGGACTCGTCTCGCCCGAGGATGCGAAGACCTACGCCCGCACGTGCGCGCTCAACGCCCTGGCGGCGGCGCAGTCGGTCATCGGCTCGCTCGACCGTGTGACGGCCGTCGTGAAGGTCACGGGCTTCGTCGCCTCGGATCAGGCATTCACGGCGCAGGCCGGCGTGATCAACGGTGCGAGCGAGTTCCTCGGCGAGGTCTTCGGCGACGCCGGTATCCACGCCCGTTCGGCGGTGGGTGTCGCGGTGCTTCCGCTCGACTCGCCCGTCGAGGTGGAGATGATCTTCGCGTTCGCCTGA